TATAGGGTAGCTGATctgaatactacatatgagaaccacagccacctagagcaccgtgagaagcctgtagTGCTGAATAAAATGGCCTGgggggatggcctctaccaaaagaaccACTGTCTCCAAACGAAGAACCACTGAATCGACCAAAATTATGGGGCCTCTTGTCAggcccctgaccactcccctgtgatagaactATCTCAACTCACCTGGCCACATTGCCTGCATCCgtgaaagaaatctcactccttgtctccttagccatctgcaatctgataggctgagctagtccctcaataaacctccttaccCTATCTCTATCGGTGGAAAGTATAAGAAGTgcatgatgggccaagtcaataaatctgcttttcatactgagtgacggtcatagaaccctgctagagacactcaaactacctccaatagtcctctctctgagtgataggaagaaacttctccagaaatagctgagagaattgatcccaagtcaaggacggtgacccagctggtctagccaaacaataatccctccaccaagtcttggcggaacctgacagacaaaaagcagcaaagtcgaccccattggtctccactatccccgtGTTCtctagaacctcatgacaactgtccaaatagtcctggggatcctctgaagatatACCGCCATATGTGGTagtaaaaagcttggtgaacctgtccagtctccacaaggcatcaacagACATGGCTGCttcatcaccggtctgagctacaatACCCGGCTGGACTatcccaactggctgagctgctaaagtctgaaactggggagccatctgctccgaagtgcgagtagtaggagtctgggctccgcCTCCAGCCTAAGAGACAACTGGTGCTACAGGGAATATGCCTGCCCGAGTGACAGTCTCCATAAGGGccactagacggactagagcatcctggagtaccggggtggcgatgaacccctctataacctgagctggccctgctggaactgtctgggctggaacctcatcctcaaactctacctgaggctatgccactggtgctgctgctcgagttctaggctgagccctgcctTAGCCTCTAGCAAGGCCGCGGCCTCTGCCcttagcacggcctcggcctctgcccctcaCAGGATctgctactgggggctcaggctgcgggtcagctgatgaagcggtacgtattctcaccatctgcgaaagaacagagtggaagatcaattagtattgagaaatcaagtcgcacgacaggaaagaatagatgtgaagttttcctaaactctgtagcctctgggggataagtacagacgtctctgtaccgatccctcaaactctacctaGCATGTTcgtaaattgtgagacctaggcaacctagagctttgataccaacttgtcacgacccagttttccccaccttcgggagtcgtgatggcgcctactcgtgaaagctaggcaagccgacagttATAGTTTTACCATCATTATTATTAACTTAATAGGAACAGACAATAACTAAAACAAAATAATTATGAAATGCGGAAGTGATATAGCAAACCAACAGTTGAATACATAGATACCCCCAAATATCgagtgtcacaatccacgaacgactAAGATTTTACTACAAATACATGTCTGAAAGAAGTACAACTGTTCTCGAAGTAGAAGAGACAGAAGAAAATAAAACGGGGAAGGGGGACTTCAGGCTCTACGGAcgtcagcagatctaccttggtctccttggactgaagacagctacctcaagctactcacaaggtccgacaccgaaatctgcacaaaagagtgcagagtgcagtatcagtacaatcgactccatgtactggtaagtgtcgagcctaacctcggcgaagtagtgatgaggttaggacacgacaaccatatatacctgtgtagttaaatcatatacaaataGAACAATAATAACAGATAGATATGGGAAGGGGacatgttgcggggaatatcaaattctaacaATAAACCAAtagagaagcataatgaacatcatatttgaatcaacaagaataatgaaactGTAAcacatacacggcatcaccctttgtgcttttactctcgttctcaccaacaGAAATgacacggcatcactcttcgtgcattacctctcataataatggcacaacatcacccgtcgtgcattaactcttataatatcggcacgacatcattATTCGTGCATTATCTCTCAaatcatcacccttcgtgcattaacactcacaatatcggcacgacatcactcttcgtgcattaacactcactcataatatcatgcacggcatcatccttcgagctttacactcttcctcactcaaacaatagaaacaatacatcccagcaagggaatcaacaatataaacaataatatcccggcaagggaatcaactataaccattCTCGTTTCAACAGTTATTTCACAAAacaaatctcaacttgagccattactcaacaatggtcaattaccaagaaacattcataagccttgttcaacattgaTAGTCATCAATTTAAGCCTGGACGGTACATAttagagtcacaacaatcatggtataagactcacaggcatgtgTGACActaacatatagatactcgtcaccacgcctatacgtcatactcaacactaacatgtagcaaataagaccacaactcatattccttcaagctaaggttagaccaaatacttacctcaattccacggacaaaatcaagcctcaattaccgctttacctctcggttctacttccaatccgcttgtatctagtcataataaatgctaaacaaaccaattctaatgcatgaatatagattttccaatgttttcccccaaaaagtcaaaaattgaccccggacctgcttggtcaaaactcgaagttcgaaccaaaccccgatcacccattcacctacGAACTCAAATAGGCAATTAGTTTTGAAAGctgacctcaaattgagatccaaatccccaaaatttaaaaatcctaatttttaCCCAATTTCCAAtaaaaaaccctagattttgagatgaaatcatgtaaaaagatgaattagattgaagaagatgagttagaaatcacttacataTGATCTGGAGATGTTTGGGTCTTTGAAAATCACCTAGGGatgtttagggtttgagaaaattgTAAAATGATCAAAATCTCGTCTGAAATCCCACTTAACAGGTcgcagttatcgcaattgcgatcaggggttcgcaattgcgaaccctttgaAACATtgttgccttcgcatttgcgacagaagGGCCATCGCAAATTCCGACCAAAACATCGCATTTGTGAGAAGGGCCTGCCCAGGCCTAGTTTACATTTGCGACATATTTGTCGCATTTCCCAGGCCTGTTCACTTGGCAATTctgaagcctgatctcgcaattgcgagatcataggcctgtgcaaaaataccagatgtGCAGCTGagtttcctaagtccaaatcactTAGCGGCCTATCtaaaattcacccgagccctcggggttctaaaccaaacatgcacgcaagtctaaaaatatcatacggacttgctcatgcgatcaaatcatcaaataacatcaacaactacgaatttcacctcaaattcatgaaattcataagatagttcaaattttccattttctcaacctaaggtccgatttatatcaaatcaactctgattcttacaaaatttcacagattcggcttaaatattattttaaacctgtaccggACTCCGAAATCAAAATATGGGCCTGATATCATCAAGATCACacaccatttcatttccaaaagtctttatattttcccgcaaataatttttcttaaaaattcttttctcgggctaggaCATCAGAATTCGATTCTgagcatacgctcaagtcccatattttactatggaccctacGGGAtggtcaaatcacaggtccgggtctatttaccaaaaatattgaccgaagttaactttaattgattttaaaggctaaattcaatttttctcttaaatttcacataaaagcttttcgaaaacgcgcccggactgcgcatgtaaatcgaggtgagacaaaaggtggtttttaaagcctcggaacacagatttaacttctaaaacaagagatgaccttttgggtcatcatattctccataTCTAAGATAACCGTTCGTCTTCGAACGGACacagaaaagtacctgagtcggtgaaaaaatggggatatcggctccgcatatcagactcggactcccaggttgctgcctcaacaggctgacctctctactacaTACGAACTAAAGGGAAATTCTTTGATATCAACTGACGAACATGCCGGTCTAggatagctaccagctcctcctcataggtctagtccttgtccaactagacagtgctgaagtctaacacgtgggatggatcgtcgtgatacttccgaagcatgggcacatgaaatactggatgcatagctgataaactcggcggcaatgcaagtctgcaagccacctctcccactcgatcaagaatctcaaaaggaccgatgaacctagggcttagcttgcccttctttccaaatctcatcacgcctttcatgggcgatacccgaagcaacactcgctctctgaccatgaatgccacatctcgaaccttacggtcggcataactcttttacctggactgaactgtacgaagcctatcctaaatgatcttaaccttgtccaaggcatcctgcaccaaatccgtgcccaacaatcgagcctcccccggctcaaaccactcAACTGGCGATCGACAACGtttaccatataatgcctcatatggagccatctggatgcttgactgatagttattgttgtaggcaaactccgctaatggcaagaactgatccaacgaacctccaaagtcaataacacatgctcggagcatatcctcctaaatctgaatagtacgctcggattgtccgtccgtctgaggatgaaatgttgtgctcaactcgacccgcgtacccaactcacgctgaacagccctccagaaatgcgaggtaaactgcgtacctcggtcagaaataatagacacgggcacaccatgaaggcgaacaatctcccggatatagatctcagctaacctctcagaagaataggagacaaTCACAGGGATGAAATGcgatgacttggtcagcctatcaataataacccatactgcatcaaacttgTATCTACCATCCTAAAAATATTAGGGATCCACTCGTATCTACTATTCTAGAAATTTCTCCCACAAAGGGCAAGTATCTCGATAGTTGTTAACTATTGAGAGCGACATACGAAAGTGGGATGATCATGTAAATGTTGGACTTAGACTATAAATACCCCCACTCTCTTATAATTATGGTTCATTGagttttctctcaacttactcgTTAATCACATCTATTGTATTCCGATCAAACTAGGCTGTCAATCTCTCTTATTTTGCAAGCATTGTGGCTCGCAAGGATGATCAATAAGATCACTCTTACTTTGCTTATTTACTTTTGCTTTATTCACAGCTCTTGTAGCCTAATCCCATGTTTCATTTGACTAAGCTTTGATCCGAACCGGTTGCTAGTAACCTcactaaaaataatttaatagtttatttctgaaattatttttGGGTTAAATAGTTCTCGGTAGGACTTTAATGTATCATTTTATTCTTGCTATTGTTTAAGCCATCAAAGGATGTGATGGGATGAATAATATTCGTCCACTTTTAAGAGGAATTTTTGATTAATCAAATACTTTAGTTGGATAAATTCTTGATAGGGAGCGATTCCTCATTCTATTATGaatatctataaatatttgaCTGTGAACTTGATTATTAATGTCATAAATTTGAAATCGTTGTAGGAACCTGCAAACTTACAAATCCAGAGATAGTAGGTGTGGTAGCTAATTTAGTTGATGTTGATATATGAAACTAATTTCAACAACTGATAGCAGAAATACCTGCATGGCCGTTAGTCATAATAATTGATTAATCCCATGTCCCTTTCACAACTAAGTTTGGAagcatattttatgattttatcTAGCTAATCACTTGTCGTTTTATTATTAGGatgatatattaaaagaaaatttatttgatGCTATTTCCTCTCCGCGAGCTCAAAGTCAATTTCGGTATAGATTGCTTCCAGAACAAGAAATTAATGTTTATATCCCTCATCGTTGAACATGAAGATGTGCTGTTTTTAAGTGTTACTATTAATTATATCTTGTATTAAGATTTAGGAATATCTTTATGATCTCTTTTTTAATTCATGTCTTTCTAGAAATGGTTTCGTCCAGTCCTGGTCTTCTAGTCTAGAAAGCGATTTAATTGTTATTTGCTCCCTCCAGTCTGTTTAGTTACGCGGAGGATGCTTTGCAGATGCCGATACTTTTGTTTAAGTTCGTGTATACGTACTACAGGTTCAAATTTGACCTTGACCAACTTATTATAATACCAAAGTATCTAGAAGTGAACTTCAATGATTTCACCTACACCTCTGTTACACCTTTGTGTGTACGTTTTCATAATTGAATTTGTTGTATTATAATAATTATTGATTCAGAACACAATATTTATCAAAAAATATTGTTATTATCACATAGAGTCAACCCTATTTATAACaatcttttttgtttttatagtGAATGGTTGTTATACACATATATCAACATTTgacgtttaaatattttttggcctctataaataaaattattaaaaaattaattatttttcgtTTTCTAATATTACATATAAAAGACAAgaaaattattcaaatttaaaaactcaaaaaataagcatatttcactagttaaatattgaagaaagctaatatattattaataaactCATAACTAAATGTATAAAGATTTAAACACTAAGGCACATATTTTAAagctatttaaaaaaataaattctttCAAGATTAATGAAAGAACTTTGTAATTGTAGTTTTTTTCGTAGATTTTGTTCTCTTACTAACGATATAATGCTTGAATTGGCAAAGGTTCGTATCTAAATTTTCAGCAAAAAAAAGAAATCCAATAGTTTTTCCTTGAAGACAATCTAAGAGCTTAACAGTTAAATTTTCTATCtaaatattttttggtattttttcaatggaaaaaatattatgtCTAAATCATCAAATCTTATGTCTTATGCAAAATAGAAAATTTTGTGCAATGGTAAAAGATTATGTGCATATTTTTAGAATTATAATTAGTAACCTTAAAGATTCTAAATGGTTGTTATAAAGCGGTATTTTTACAAAGAGCGTTCTGCTATAAATATGGATGTTGCAGTTATAGGTAAAAAATTATTATAGAGAGGTAAAATATAACTTTAAAAAACGGTTCTGAGGAAAACttgcttttatagtgaatgactatTATATAGGGATGTTATTATAAAGaggtttgactgtatatatatttatgttatgtataATATAATGGTAAAATTAGAAATTTCACTAAGAGTATTTATGGTTTAAGATCTATATATTTTGACCAATATATACAATAGAATAATTGTTTATATACTCAACACAATTTTTATATGAAGGTTGTTCAACTGAGCACCTTTCATTCTATGTGGCTATGTCATTAATATATAAATACAGGACTAGGAATCCAGAATCCTAACCATTTAACCCTCACTGTGTTTGAGTTCTGGGTTTATAATTTAGTACTTTTCAGCAATACTAATAGGTTTTACAAAAATAAGTTCATGTTTATACTAAAAGTTATGAGATCAAATAAACCCATCAATATTACTAGATTTGCCGTTGATAATACATATTAGGTTCATATGAATTTGATGAGTCTATATTGCATTAAATGGTACCCACCGCCTAATAATTTTATCAAGCTTAATATTGACGGCGCCTTCAATCAATCAACCAACAGATCGGGAGCTACAGGAACTTTTTGCAACTCCACTAATCAATGATCCGGGGATTCACAACCAGTTTAACTTGCTTCTCTAAAGTTGAACTAATAGCAATTCGGCTAGGCCTATAGTTAGCTAAGGACTTTAACCTCGGGCCACTTCAAATAGAAACTGATTCACAGGTACCATGTATCATGGTCGAACATGGTAATGAACTTTACTTGCCTATTATTTCTGACTGCGTATCACTGATGCTAGAACTGGATCGCGTGGAGCTTTACCGTgaagctaatgttgtagcagatgccttGGCTAAGCATGTCATGAACCTCACACCATCAGATAGATAACAATCATGACATCTCTTATATTACTTTTCTCCTCCCCCCTTTGCTTTATCAGCTTTCAATAAGGACTCGAACGGTCTTGGCTTGTTATAACTATAACTATTACGTTATTTAATTTCGGATATAAGTCTCCttattagcaaaaaaaaaaaagatatacaTTATCACCTTAATCCGTATGTCTTATGATTAAATTGTTCAATTTAACATAATTAACTTCAGTAGTATCTTTTTTCCAAATTGCACCCTACGCTCTTTGCGAGGATTTTAAACTAAAAGACGAAGCAATATCATTCCTACTTCCAATGTTATATATTGGTTTACCATTTCTCTGTGACTGAATTTCAAGATAGTATTATGAGaattttctactttttttttgtttaagaggggggggGGTGGGGGGAGGAGGGTTGTTGTATAGTGGAAACAGATCTATGGGGGACCTAATTTCACTTGTCGTTGAACTGAAAAAGTATTAAGACTCCTGCTGATAATATATGACTCGCCGAAGAAAATATACGGTGAAACATTTATGCCATAGCAACTCCAAAAAATGCAGATCAACAATTCCATTGATTTGGTCAGAATGCAGTATATATGCGGCATCAACTTGACTTCTATCATTAATTAAATTCATGTACGAGAGAAATCAAAATAGAAAAGAAAGTTAGTAAAAGTacccgttttttttttttttttttattgtatgACCCCTGCTTTCTTAGCtaattccaaaaaaaattatatattttaatttatttggATGAGTTTAAATCTTAATATATATGATACTCTCTTTTAAAAACTATTGATATAACATGTTTAATACCATAACTCCTTCTACATGCTGATAGTATTCTTGGTGCGCGCGTATAAAACTTATTTATCAAAAGTATATTTCACTAAAAATATGGTAAAAATGATCTCTTAAGGATCAAATTCAAATAGAAAGCAATTGATCTGGATACTATTTGCTTCCTTAATACAATTAGTAGGATCCTTAGAGTCCACTTTTTCCCATACTAGTGATCTCATTGTCTTATTTACTAATTTCCTATAGGAAAAGTCAATATAACGAAAATAAAATTCTTAATGGGCCATAAAGGCATAAAATGGAACTTCACCTTTTTTAATGGgtgaaaataaaaaatagccagatttacaaatgGTAATTGAAATATagccacagttttaaaagtagtcgaaatttagccactttcaTCTAAAGACAAATCTGAACCAAAACattattcaaaatccgaaaaatactggagttcaaattttttacatgtgaacttccTTCATAACATCCTGGAATTTCATAATGTGCTAGAGTTCCAATagaatatgctggaagttcatatacatgtgcttcgatctccagtatattatgttgaaaCTTTTCGTGTTagagcaaaatagtgactattttttaatgactttgcaaacgttggctatttttcaattaccaatccgaaaactggctagtccGTGCTATTTTAACTTTTCTAATCAATTAAACAAATCATATAACATGAAATAGGGTGCACACACGAAAGAAAAGAAgattaaaacaaaaagaaaaagtaacatGATAAATGGGCCTAAATGACGTATTGCATGACAAGagagggagaaattcaaaaatagccagatttacaactggtcgttcaaaaataacccagtttcaaaagtaatcgaaatttaaccacttttcatgtaaagataaattctgAGCGAAAACAGTGTTCAAAACCAGGAAAGTacaccagtatattatactggagtttcagcataagtatgcttgaacatcagcatattatactggagttccaagataagtatgctggaaccagtggcggaggcaggatctccacgaaaggggttcaaaaaaaaaaaattgtatctagtgggaattgaactcatgaccttatgtagattttgaacccccttgaccactaaactacacttttggattgtgttaagggggttcaaaacttaatatatagaggtaaaaaacagattttgccttatatatacagtgtatttTTTCGGCGAAAGGGGTTCGGGTGAACCCCCTTgcgccccctaaatccgcccctggctggaactccagcataatatgatggagttccaacataagtacactagaactccagcataatatactggagttccagcaagtataattgtccagtataatatactggagtttggagcaccggtgctccagtctccagtatattatactggagtcagcaaattATACCGGTCCAGcttaatatgctggagttcatacacaggtgcaccgaactccagtatattatgctggaccggtctctgttgcaccaaaatagtagctatttttcattgacttcgtaaacactggctatttttgaatgaccagttcaAAAACTGGCTATACCACGCTATTTTTACGACAAAAGAACGTGGCAAGAAAggcaaaaaaaaagaaggtaacTTGTTAAATAGTCCTAAATGACGTATTACATGACTATAAATAAATTACTAAGAAATACATTAAATCAGCATTAATACACAAGCCCCATAAGttcataaaaattttaaattaaactcCATAAGTTTAGTCTTCTAGAAACACCCGTGCGAAGTGATGGGCCCACCAATCTCTTTTCCTACAAGGTAAAAAAAATCACTTTCcgagaaaacaaaaaggaaataagagcACTTCCTAAACCCCTTCAAACACTATATATAAAAGGAACCCCAGCACAGCTCAGAACAGAACAAACAATTCTCTTTCCCTACATAGAACAGCACAGCATAAAAAACCTACACAGAGAAAACGAACCTACACAGCTATACTTAATCACGCAAAACAAAATCATGCAGGAAGCCATAGACGATAATTATTTGTGCCCTAGCTTTAGTAGCTTCGGATACTTGGCTAAAATTGCCGCTAAAATCTCCGATGAATTTCAGGAGGCAGCGGAGGAGAACGCTACCGATAGCTTCGACGGAGATAACAGTGAGGAATTAGATTTTGAATTCTCAACCATGGAACTCATCTACGGCGGTCAAACTGAATTTCAGTCAATTTTCCCTGTTTTCAACCGCGATCTATTATTAAACGTTAACGATGAATCGTCGTCGTCGGATGCCGTTGATAGTGAAATTCGAATTCCGTTGAAGAGCTTTTTCCTAGAAGAACTGGAATCAACGACGACGTCTGCGTCGGAGGCGTCATCGGATGTGGATGAATTGGAGATTTTACCGCCGGGAACTTATTGTGTGTGGAAGCCGAAGATAAGCAACCCGTCACCGGGAAAATGTAAGAAGAGTAAATCAACTGGATCGGCGCCGAAGCGATGGCCGAAGCTTCGAGATTTGTTACGGCGGAGTAATAGCGACGGCAAGGACACTAGTTTTGTATTTCTCACACCGAAAAAGTCAATAAAAAGCGAAACAACAAATTTGGGTGAGGTCGTAAAGGCGGCCGGAAAATCGAAGCAGCTGAAAGGAAGTGGTACGGGCGGAGAGTCGCCGGTGGCGGCTTACATACGAAATAGAGCGGCCAACCAAGTTGATAAGAATAGAAGAAAATCGTATTTACCGTATAGGCAAGACCTAATAGGATTTTTCGCCAGCGTTAATGGTTTGACTAATGGTTTGAGCAGAAGTTATCGGCCATTCTAACACCATGCAGATGTCAATGGAGGCAAAAAAAACCTAAgttatttttttctatatattcaagttttgaaggaagagtTGTCTCTTAGTATCATAGGAGATTGCCAGT
This genomic stretch from Nicotiana sylvestris chromosome 9, ASM39365v2, whole genome shotgun sequence harbors:
- the LOC104223151 gene encoding uncharacterized protein, whose translation is MQEAIDDNYLCPSFSSFGYLAKIAAKISDEFQEAAEENATDSFDGDNSEELDFEFSTMELIYGGQTEFQSIFPVFNRDLLLNVNDESSSSDAVDSEIRIPLKSFFLEELESTTTSASEASSDVDELEILPPGTYCVWKPKISNPSPGKCKKSKSTGSAPKRWPKLRDLLRRSNSDGKDTSFVFLTPKKSIKSETTNLGEVVKAAGKSKQLKGSGTGGESPVAAYIRNRAANQVDKNRRKSYLPYRQDLIGFFASVNGLTNGLSRSYRPF